In one window of Camelina sativa cultivar DH55 chromosome 15, Cs, whole genome shotgun sequence DNA:
- the LOC109129124 gene encoding uncharacterized protein LOC109129124 — translation MTQGQGSGRAWNHKLNQILVELEFVRCDKEPALYRKQVNEHLLIVAVYVDDLLVTGSSLSLIREFKLKMSSRFEMSDLGKLTYYLGIEVVQESSGITLKQGRYAARILEEAGMTECNAVQVPIDSGTKLSKSMAEQSIDEQEFKRSIGCLRYLIHTRPDLSFAVGILSRYMHCPKKSHGVALKHVLRYLQGTTEYGLTFKRGDNSGLVGYSDSSYNVDEDDGKSTSRHIFYLNGCPITWCSQKQETVALSSCETEFMAATEAAEQAIWLQDLLSEVTSEALKKVTVRIDNRSAIALTKNLVFHGRSKHIHRKYHFIRECVEDEQIEVEYVPGVEQKADILTKPLSRIKFSEMRGFTGVQDVSEHGVKLKGENVVVSLK, via the exons atgacTCAAGGTCAAGG ATCAGGTCGAGCTTGGAATCATAAGCTCAATCAGATTCTTGTGGAATTGGAGTTCGTTCGTTGTGATAAGGAACCTGCTCTGTATCGAAAACAAGTAAATGAgcatttgttgattgttgcggTTTACgttgatgatcttcttgttaCTGGAAGCAGCTTGAGTTTAATTCGTGAGTTTAAACTCAAAATGTCAAGTCGATTTGAGATGAGTGACCTTGGCAAGTTGACATATTACCTTGGCATTGAGGTTGTGCAAGAAAGCAGTGGAATTACGTTGAAACAGGGGAGATATGCGGCTAGGATTCTCGAAGAAGCTGGTATGACAGAGTGTAATGCCGTACAAGTTCCAATTGACTCAGGTACGAAACTCTCTAAATCAATGGCAGAACAATCTATTGATGAACAAGAGTTTAAAAGAAGCATTGGCTGTCTTAGATATCTAATTCATACCCGACCTGATCTGTCGTTTGCTGTTGGAATCTTAAGTCGCTATATGCATTGTCCAAAGAAGAGTCATGGGGTTGctttaaaacatgttttgaGGTATTTACAAGGAACTACAGAGTATGGTCTCACGTTTAAACGAGGAGATAACTCGGGTTTAGTCGGTTATAGCGACAGTAGCTAcaatgttgatgaagatgatggcaaGAGTACTAGCAGACACATCTTTTATTTGAATGGCTGTCCTATTACTTGGTGTTCTCAAAAGCAGGAAACGGTGGCTTTGTCCTCTTGTGAAACTGAATTCATGGCGGCTACTGAAGCAGCAGAGCAGGCTATTTGGTTGCAAGATTTGCTCTCGGAAGTAACTAGTGAAGCTCTTAAGAAGGTGACTGTTCGTATAGACAACAGGTCAGCTATAGCACTCACCAAGAATCTTGTTTTCCATGGTCGCAGCAAACATATCCATAGGAAGTATCACTTCATTCGTGAATGTGTTGAAGATGAGCAGATAGAAGTTGAATATGTCCCTGGTGTTGAGCAAAAGGCTGATATCTTGACAAAACCTCTTAGTAGAATCAAGTTCAGTGAAATGAGAGGCTTCACTGGAGTTCAAGATGTGAGTGAGCATGGTGTTAAGCTTAAGGGGGAAAATGTTGTTGTAAGCTTGAAGTAG
- the LOC104748605 gene encoding putative F-box/kelch-repeat protein At3g22730 codes for MMSSLPEELVEAILSRVQATSLKLVRSTCKQWNALVKNNQRFTDKHFREAAKSTVLILKDYRFFPVSINLDVSATTIEFKNALSPEAPHSNSEKVDIAKVFHCDGLLLCTTKDKRLVVWNPYLGETRWIQVPFKTEHKRDPRYFLGYQDNKSCRSYKILRCWYLDKYKPYYFATFQIYDFSSESWRVLDSVFLNWYTQLNTGICLKGNTYWIASEEENGDFLIYFDFTKEIFKRFSLPPFEGYYRYMMTPSVVREEQLLVVDGNISTSKMVIWITSNIDVVGDAADLIYSKSFTVDIPNPDRYCPNNVSYIIDEEKKVVMCGNERTYETYESMVVIIGEDGQYHT; via the coding sequence ATGATGTCTTCTCTTCCGGAGGAATTGGTAGAAGCAATACTCTCTAGGGTCCAGGCTACGTCTCTGAAACTTGTACGATCTACTTGCAAACAATGGAACGCTTTAGTGAAAAATAACCAAAGATTCACCGACAAGCACTTTCGAGAAGCTGCAAAGTCTACGGTTCTCATCTTGAAGGATTACAGGTTTTTCCCAGTGAGTATCAACCTCGACGTTTCTGCTACAACCATAGAGTTTAAGAATGCACTTAGCCCAGAGGCTCCCCATTCTAACTCAGAAAAAGTCGATATAGCCAAAGTTTTTCATTGCGACGGTTTGTTGTTATGCACCACCAAAGATAAAAGACTCGTGGTTTGGAATCCGTATTTGGGGGAAACAAGGTGGATCCAAGTCCCATTCAAAACTGAACACAAACGTGACCCAAGGTATTTTCTTGGATACCAAGATAACAAATCTTGTCGTagctacaaaatcttgaggtgTTGGTATCTTGACAAGTACAAACCATACTACTTTGCTACGTTTCAAATCTATGACTTTAGCTCTGAgtcatggagggttcttgatTCTGTATTTCTCAACTGGTACACACAATTAAATACTGGAATATGTTTGAAAGGAAATACTTACTGGATTGCTTCAGAGGAAGAAAATGGTGATTTCTTAatctattttgattttacaaagGAGATATTTAAACGTTTCTCTCTGCCACCATTTGAGGGTTATTATAGGTATATGATGACTCCATCAGTTGTTAGAGAAGAACAACTCTTAGTGGTAGATGGGAACATTAGTACATCAAAGATGGTGATATGGATAACCAGTAATATTGATGTTGTTGGCGATGCTGCAGATTTGATATATAGCAAATCCTTTACAGTGGATATACCAAATCCCGATAGATATTGTCCGAATAATGTAAGTTATATAAtcgacgaggagaagaaagtggTTATGTGTGGGAATGAACGTACCTATGAGACCTACGAGAGCATGGTAGTCATAATTGGAGAGGACGGTCAATATCACACATAA
- the LOC104747167 gene encoding altered inheritance rate of mitochondria protein 25-like, producing MLCFSRRSLSSLLRSSFHLRGDPAAAAAVSCSSPFSDLVGGIKRLHSRAGNAILWRNSQLCCSQRRFFEGEQVSFSLFRCFSGGNDNVPRLDRKFFLQLWVLESKKLKALEKRYRIVSKHRRNYSQPTLQQPPVSQSMSGLLEPKTSEEVKIATLLARSNLLVTRDIEWANLVLGFEQENRYIVVDVCYPQAPVGSIREQSNLIARQLLRTRRPFVASITDALGNELFRVRRPFWWITSSIYAEIDGEEIGVVHRRWHLWRRIYDLYLGNTQFAVVENPGFWNWTFTVKDADGEVLAQIDRDWRGFGFEIFTDAGQYVIRFGKADAAAKTGPATMIEELEVKRPLTLSERAVVLTLAISLDNDYFSRHGGWGIPFMAVGE from the exons ATGCTCTGCTTCTCTAGacgctctctctcttctcttctccgatcAAGTTTCCATCTCCGCGGCGATCCTGCGGCGGCGGCAGCTGTCTCCTGTTCCTCTCCCTTCTCTGACCTG GTTGGTGGGATCAAGAGATTGCACTCTCGAGCTGGAAATGCAATCTTGTGGAGAAATAGTCAGCTATGTTGTTCTCAAAGAAGGTTTTTTGAAGGAGAGCAAGTCTCATTTTCCCTATTTCGATGCTTCAGCGGTGGCAATGATAATGTTCCTCGATTGGATCGTAAGTTTTTCCTTCAGCTATGGGTTTTAGAGAGCAAAAAGTTAAAGGCTTTGGAAAAGAGATATCGGATAGTTTCTAAGCATAGGAGGAATTATTCTCAACCTACACTGCAGCAACCACCAGTTAGCCAGTCTATGTCTGGTCTTCTCGAGCCTAAAACTTCTGAGGAG GTCAAAATTGCTACTCTGCTTGCACGATCTAATTTGCTGGTTACAAGGGACATTGAATGGGCAAATCTGGTTCTTGGTTTTGAACAG GAAAATCGCTATATTGTAGTAGATGTTTGCTATCCTCAGGCA CCTGTGGGGTCTATCCGGGAACAAAGCAATCTAATTGCGCGTCAG CTTCTTCGTACCCGGCGGCCATTTGTTGCTTCCATAACTGATGCTTTGGGTAATGAGCTTTTCCGG GTTCGCAGACCTTTCTGGTGGATCACAAGTTCAATATATGCTGAGATTGATGGAGAG GAAATTGGTGTAGTTCACCGACGATGGCATCTATGGAGAAGAATTTATGATTTATACCTGGG GAACACCCAATTTGCAGTGGTAGAAAATCCTGGGTTCTGGAATTGGACATTTACAGTGAAGGATGCTGATGGGGAAGTGTTAGCCCAAATAGATCGTGATTGGAGGGGTTTTGGCTTTgag ATATTCACAGATGCTGGACAGTACGTGATCCGATTTGGAAAAGCTGATGCTGCAGCCAAAACCGGCCCTGCGACAATG ATAGAAGAGCTAGAAGTGAAACGGCCATTGACTTTGTCAGAAAGAGCTGTTGTCCTCACGCTTGCTATTTCACTAGATAATGATTATTTTTCAAGACATGGTGGCTG GGGAATCCCATTCATGGCGGTGGGTGAGTAG